Proteins from a single region of Desulfobacter postgatei 2ac9:
- a CDS encoding thioredoxin family protein has product MEIKVLGPGCAKCIKTEKLVQEVLKETGVDAHVEKVSDMMQIASYGVFGTPSVIVDGEVKCTGKVPKKEDIKAWVTK; this is encoded by the coding sequence ATGGAAATCAAAGTATTGGGACCTGGATGCGCCAAATGCATTAAAACCGAAAAATTAGTGCAGGAAGTGCTGAAAGAAACTGGTGTGGACGCTCACGTTGAAAAAGTCTCTGATATGATGCAGATCGCTTCTTACGGCGTCTTTGGAACCCCTTCCGTCATTGTGGACGGCGAGGTAAAATGTACCGGAAAAGTACCCAAAAAAGAAGATATCAAAGCCTGGGTTACCAAATAG
- a CDS encoding AICAR transformylase/IMP cyclohydrolase PurH, which translates to MSTDLKKMYKTIMDDHFTPAMEISFVNGDSRQTLFYEKVSWIIDGVQKGLRYGENPGQEAALYRLVNGNLALGDAKTIVPGKYLVSDIELLQSGKHPGKTNLTDADNALNILRYFTDTPCAVIVKHNNPCGAARANSLQQAYAKAYMADRVAAFGGCIALNKAVDKATAEGIADQYAEVVVAPEFEDGVIEILGRRKNLRVIRINAMDKLHSFIGERVVDFKSLMDGGIVAQWSFVPKTLKKEDLFIASTEYKGTTYKVDRVPTDQEYEDMLFGWLVESGITSNSVIYVKDNCTVGIGTGEQDRVGVAEIAVDKAYRKLCDRYCFERYNTSFADMTDEDKKAEIEADVAEQKGGLIGSSMISDAFFPFRDGIDVGLRQGVKAVIQPGGSMNDYQSIEACNEYRASMVYTGQRSFKH; encoded by the coding sequence ATGAGCACAGATCTTAAAAAGATGTACAAAACCATAATGGATGACCATTTTACGCCGGCCATGGAAATTTCTTTTGTGAATGGCGATAGCCGGCAGACCCTGTTTTATGAAAAGGTTTCCTGGATTATTGACGGGGTGCAAAAGGGCCTTCGTTACGGGGAAAACCCCGGCCAGGAAGCCGCATTATACCGGCTGGTTAATGGAAATCTGGCCCTTGGGGATGCCAAAACCATCGTGCCGGGCAAATATCTTGTGTCTGATATTGAACTGCTGCAGTCCGGCAAACACCCGGGCAAAACCAATCTCACCGATGCAGATAACGCCCTGAATATCCTGAGATATTTTACGGATACCCCCTGTGCCGTCATTGTCAAGCACAACAACCCCTGCGGGGCTGCCCGGGCGAACAGCCTGCAACAGGCCTATGCCAAGGCCTATATGGCAGATCGTGTGGCGGCATTTGGCGGCTGCATTGCCCTGAACAAGGCAGTGGACAAGGCAACCGCCGAAGGCATTGCCGATCAATATGCTGAAGTGGTGGTGGCCCCGGAGTTTGAGGACGGGGTCATTGAGATTTTGGGACGGCGAAAAAATCTGCGCGTGATCCGGATCAACGCCATGGACAAACTGCACTCCTTTATCGGTGAGCGGGTGGTGGATTTCAAAAGTCTTATGGACGGCGGCATTGTTGCCCAGTGGTCCTTTGTGCCCAAAACACTTAAAAAAGAAGATCTTTTCATTGCTTCGACAGAATATAAGGGAACAACGTATAAAGTAGACCGGGTACCTACGGACCAGGAATACGAGGATATGCTTTTTGGCTGGCTGGTGGAGTCCGGTATTACGTCCAACTCCGTAATATATGTCAAGGATAATTGCACCGTGGGCATCGGCACCGGTGAACAGGACCGGGTCGGGGTTGCGGAAATCGCCGTGGACAAGGCCTATCGCAAATTGTGTGACCGGTACTGCTTTGAACGGTACAATACCTCCTTTGCCGACATGACGGATGAAGATAAAAAAGCCGAGATTGAAGCGGATGTAGCAGAACAAAAGGGCGGGCTTATCGGTTCTTCCATGATTTCAGATGCTTTTTTCCCGTTCAGGGACGGCATTGATGTGGGGTTAAGGCAGGGGGTAAAAGCCGTTATCCAGCCAGGTGGTTCAATGAACGATTACCAGTCTATTGAAGCCTGCAATGAATACAGGGCCAGCATGGTATATACAGGCCAGCGCAGTTTTAAGCATTAG
- a CDS encoding ArsR/SmtB family transcription factor produces the protein MKTFIKVMKALSDPNRVKMMKMLQNRSLCVCEIQQLLGVAQSTTSKHLKILEDADLVKSFKDGLWVNYALSDGSDSPFAASMIDNLKHWLDSDSQIKELTKLLPDIDRYDIVDKESKN, from the coding sequence ATGAAAACATTTATTAAAGTCATGAAAGCATTATCCGATCCCAACAGGGTCAAAATGATGAAAATGCTTCAGAATCGTTCCTTGTGTGTCTGTGAAATACAACAGTTACTGGGGGTTGCCCAGTCTACCACGAGCAAACATTTGAAAATTCTTGAGGATGCAGACCTGGTTAAAAGCTTCAAGGATGGACTGTGGGTGAATTACGCTTTATCGGACGGCAGCGACTCTCCATTTGCCGCCAGCATGATCGATAATCTGAAACACTGGCTTGATAGTGATAGCCAGATTAAAGAACTGACTAAGCTTCTTCCGGATATAGACCGGTATGATATTGTTGATAAAGAGTCAAAAAATTAA
- a CDS encoding permease, whose translation MKERTKLLLIAGVFMAAYYVPWSHPVIRQSGLEAFMMLQEYAREHVLTCLIPAFFIAGAISVFVSQASVLKYFGAQAGKLLSYSVASISGTILAVCSCTVLPLFAGIYTRGAGIGPATAFLYSGPAINVLAITLTAKILGWQLGLARAVGAVIFAVVTGLLMALIFHKDDASRTVGKIYLPDEDAKERTLLQDSLYLLTMVLILVFAAFAKPASGSTGLWPAIFAAKWYITIALLIILGLMLKAWFTKDECKSWLESTWVFMKQIFPLLFGGVIVAGFLLGRPGHPALIPEQWISSLLGGNSIWANLLASVAGALMYFATLTEVPILQGLLGAGMGKGPALALLLAGPALSLPNMLVIGSIMGVKKTATFCTIIVILSTIAGVVYGAFFG comes from the coding sequence ATGAAAGAACGTACCAAGCTGCTATTGATCGCAGGGGTTTTTATGGCCGCCTACTATGTGCCCTGGAGCCATCCTGTGATCCGTCAGTCCGGTCTGGAAGCTTTTATGATGCTTCAGGAATATGCCCGGGAACATGTTCTTACCTGTTTGATTCCCGCTTTCTTCATTGCGGGTGCCATTTCCGTGTTCGTCTCCCAAGCCTCGGTGCTCAAATACTTCGGGGCTCAGGCCGGCAAGCTGTTGTCCTATTCTGTAGCCTCGATATCCGGCACCATCCTGGCTGTCTGTTCCTGTACGGTACTCCCGCTGTTTGCGGGAATCTACACACGAGGGGCGGGGATCGGACCGGCCACGGCCTTTCTATATTCCGGGCCTGCCATCAATGTGCTCGCCATCACTCTGACCGCCAAGATCCTCGGCTGGCAGCTCGGCCTTGCCAGGGCTGTTGGCGCAGTGATTTTTGCCGTGGTGACCGGTCTGCTCATGGCCCTGATTTTTCATAAAGACGATGCCTCACGCACGGTCGGTAAAATTTATCTGCCGGACGAGGATGCCAAAGAAAGAACCCTTTTGCAAGACAGTCTATACCTTCTGACGATGGTGTTGATTTTGGTTTTTGCCGCCTTTGCCAAACCGGCTTCCGGATCGACCGGGCTTTGGCCCGCAATCTTTGCCGCCAAGTGGTACATCACCATTGCCCTGCTGATTATCCTCGGATTAATGCTCAAGGCCTGGTTCACCAAAGATGAGTGCAAAAGCTGGTTGGAATCGACCTGGGTCTTCATGAAACAGATTTTCCCTCTGCTTTTCGGGGGGGTTATCGTGGCTGGTTTTCTGCTGGGCCGTCCGGGTCATCCGGCGCTAATCCCGGAACAATGGATTTCATCCCTTTTGGGCGGCAATTCCATCTGGGCCAATCTGCTGGCCTCCGTGGCCGGAGCCTTGATGTATTTCGCTACCCTGACCGAAGTGCCCATCCTGCAGGGACTTTTAGGCGCCGGCATGGGCAAGGGGCCTGCCCTGGCACTTCTGCTGGCAGGTCCGGCCCTGTCGTTACCCAACATGCTGGTGATCGGCAGCATCATGGGCGTAAAAAAGACGGCCACGTTTTGTACCATCATCGTGATCCTGTCCACCATAGCCGGGGTGGTGTACGGAGCCTTTTTCGGGTAG
- a CDS encoding efflux RND transporter permease subunit → MKSKFELENMIIKSNSDQPVYVKDVARIERSTGPVEIIREDQAKQIIVPADSHEISVGEAVIPAEMAVTQIQKPAGVSFEMGGQAKMMADNRKVMGIINKYDIASLLMLKTALACIYHAGPVFIAGFNRLVIVH, encoded by the coding sequence TTGAAGAGCAAATTTGAACTTGAAAACATGATTATCAAAAGCAATTCCGACCAACCGGTTTATGTCAAGGATGTTGCCCGGATTGAACGTTCCACCGGTCCCGTGGAAATCATCCGTGAAGACCAGGCCAAACAGATCATCGTCCCGGCAGACTCCCATGAAATCAGTGTCGGTGAGGCCGTGATCCCGGCCGAAATGGCTGTTACCCAAATCCAAAAGCCTGCCGGTGTATCCTTTGAGATGGGCGGTCAGGCTAAAATGATGGCTGACAATCGAAAAGTCATGGGAATCATCAACAAGTATGACATTGCATCTCTTCTAATGCTTAAAACTGCGCTGGCCTGTATATACCATGCTGGCCCTGTATTCATTGCAGGCTTCAATAGACTGGTAATCGTTCATTGA